In a genomic window of Alphaproteobacteria bacterium:
- the recO gene encoding DNA repair protein RecO — MEQWQDQGIVLAARRHGENGAVISLLTENYGRRAGFLNGAFSSRNRGSFEIGNIVDANWQARVEENLGTLKLELKRNAAATFLSDPLKLAALQSACALCDQALPEREGHPGLYRGFAALLETFKEDIWGAAYIIWEIALLKELGFSLDLSRCAAGGDQRTLAYVSPKTGRAVSYIAGEPYKSRLLNLPAFLKPNGGPAEGEDILTGLILTGYFLEHWAFAHHNQGIPEARRRLHLRFAERFEKTEHLPSLQETG; from the coding sequence ATGGAACAGTGGCAAGATCAAGGAATAGTGCTGGCGGCGCGGCGTCACGGAGAAAACGGGGCGGTGATTTCCTTGCTGACCGAAAATTATGGCCGCCGAGCGGGCTTTCTGAACGGCGCTTTCTCCAGCCGTAATCGTGGCTCCTTCGAAATCGGCAATATCGTCGATGCAAACTGGCAGGCGCGGGTTGAAGAAAATCTGGGGACGCTCAAGCTCGAACTCAAACGCAACGCCGCCGCAACATTCCTGAGCGACCCGCTCAAACTTGCCGCGCTCCAATCCGCCTGCGCCCTCTGCGATCAGGCCTTGCCGGAACGGGAAGGGCATCCGGGGCTCTACCGCGGCTTCGCCGCCCTTCTGGAAACGTTCAAGGAAGACATCTGGGGGGCGGCCTATATAATATGGGAAATTGCGCTGCTGAAAGAACTCGGCTTCTCCCTCGATCTCTCGCGTTGCGCGGCAGGCGGAGATCAGCGCACTCTGGCCTACGTCAGCCCCAAAACGGGCCGGGCCGTCAGCTATATCGCCGGAGAGCCTTATAAATCAAGGCTTTTAAACCTCCCGGCCTTTCTCAAACCCAACGGCGGACCGGCAGAGGGCGAAGATATTCTCACGGGGCTAATCCTCACGGGATATTTCCTCGAACACTGGGCCTTCGCCCACCACAATCAGGGAATTCCCGAAGCGCGGCGAAGGTTGCACTTGCGTTTTGCCGAGCGTTTTGAGAAAACAGAGCACTTGCCCTCCCTGCAGGAAACGGGGTAG
- the motB gene encoding flagellar motor protein MotB: protein MADPAKDKAQPIVIKKIVKGGGHHGGAWKVAYADFVTAMMAFFLLLWLLNVATDEQKNAISNYFDPTHPAVSKDTSGAGGVMGGLTMSPQGAMASNQNPLTPQQVNQQKLRGTDSTSKITGKSAKAKAREAEESKRFKEAEQKLKQAIQKSPELAKLAKNLMIDMTPEGLRIQIVDQEGEPMFPSGSARMFPKMEALLKQITEIVLDMPNEVSIRGHTDSVKYAPGATYTNWELSSERANACRRVMLDSKLPADRLNNVMGKADTEPLIADDPSDPRNRRISIILLKEELTNPLPPEEEETAVEGEGTGEAGEEGVAGEDGLEGEGESEGGADVGEGSDSPSPPKRPIGTFRKTPGQVEFP, encoded by the coding sequence GTGGCTGACCCGGCGAAAGATAAAGCCCAGCCCATCGTCATCAAGAAGATCGTCAAGGGCGGCGGACATCACGGCGGCGCGTGGAAAGTGGCCTATGCCGACTTCGTGACGGCGATGATGGCGTTCTTTCTGCTGCTCTGGCTTTTGAACGTTGCTACGGATGAGCAGAAGAATGCGATTTCCAACTATTTCGACCCGACGCACCCGGCCGTCTCCAAAGATACGAGCGGCGCGGGCGGGGTCATGGGCGGGCTGACCATGTCGCCGCAGGGGGCGATGGCCTCGAACCAAAATCCCCTCACCCCCCAGCAAGTCAACCAGCAGAAGCTGCGCGGGACGGATAGCACATCGAAAATTACGGGCAAATCCGCCAAGGCGAAAGCCCGCGAGGCGGAAGAGAGCAAACGCTTCAAGGAGGCCGAGCAGAAGCTCAAGCAGGCGATTCAGAAAAGTCCGGAGCTGGCGAAGCTGGCAAAGAATTTGATGATCGACATGACGCCGGAGGGCTTGCGAATCCAGATCGTCGATCAGGAGGGGGAGCCTATGTTTCCTTCCGGCTCTGCGCGGATGTTTCCGAAGATGGAGGCGTTGCTCAAGCAGATCACCGAGATCGTTCTGGATATGCCCAACGAGGTTTCGATCCGCGGGCATACGGACAGTGTGAAGTACGCGCCGGGGGCGACGTACACGAACTGGGAGCTTTCGTCGGAGCGGGCTAATGCCTGCCGCCGCGTGATGCTGGATTCCAAGCTTCCGGCGGACCGGCTGAACAATGTCATGGGCAAGGCGGATACCGAACCGCTGATCGCTGACGACCCAAGCGACCCGCGCAATCGGCGGATCAGCATTATTCTGCTCAAAGAAGAACTGACGAATCCGCTGCCGCCCGAGGAAGAAGAAACCGCCGTTGAGGGCGAAGGGACTGGTGAAGCAGGCGAAGAGGGCGTGGCCGGAGAAGACGGGCTTGAGGGTGAAGGAGAATCTGAAGGCGGGGCCGATGTGGGCGAGGGCAGCGATTCCCCCTCCCCGCCCAAGCGGCCCATCGGGACGTTCCGCAAGACGCCGGGACAGGTGGAGTTTCCTTAG
- the parC gene encoding DNA topoisomerase IV subunit A, whose amino-acid sequence MAKNKNTAPAAEIIDQPFGDILSERYLSYALSTIVSRSLPDVRDGLKPVHRRILYAMHLLRLRPDQKHVKSARVVGDVMGKFHPHGDTAIYDTMVRVAQDFAQRYPLVDGQGNFGSIDGDGAAAMRYTEARLTEVALLLLEGIEENAVDFRPTYDGSNEEPIVLPAAFPNLLANGSTGIAVGMATNIPPHNVAELCEAMELMLESDPSVAELVKIVKGPDFPTGGILVEGRAEIIKAYETGRGAFRIRAKWCKEELKGGSYQIVVTEIPFLVEKSKLVERIADLIHTKKIPMLDDVRDESAEDVRLVLVPKNRSVEPELLMEALFRACDLETRFNLNLNVLENGKVPKVMNLKEALQNWLDHQQDVLVRRSQFQLDKLLERIEVLKGFMLIYLNIDKVIKIIRFDDHPKDKLIKTFTLTELQAEEILNMRLRRLNKLSEIEIKQELEEKEKERDRLQKLIGSEARQWTHIKKQIGDLKKRFGQDTALGKRRTKIGKPPAPITVDLNEAMIEKEPVTVICSDKGWIRGMKGHGHDLKDLKYKDGDRSRFTIEAQTTDKILVFATNGRFYTLGCDKLPSARGFGEPVRLMVDIPNDAEITGILVFRPGQKILVASTEGRGFLVPSDDVLAQTKSGKQILNVSGTSEASVCRYMEEGDDHIAVIGKNRKMLVFEIGELPVMSRGKGVRLQKFKDGGLSDAKTFNWVKGLTFKYGAGETLVGDLNPWVGPRASAGRVPPNGFPKTNRFD is encoded by the coding sequence ATGGCCAAGAACAAAAACACCGCCCCCGCAGCCGAAATCATCGACCAGCCCTTCGGCGATATCCTCTCCGAGCGGTATCTGTCCTATGCGCTGTCCACGATCGTCAGCCGTTCGCTGCCCGATGTGCGCGACGGCCTGAAGCCTGTTCACCGCCGGATTCTGTATGCAATGCATTTGCTTCGGCTTCGTCCAGACCAAAAGCATGTGAAGTCGGCCCGTGTCGTGGGGGATGTGATGGGTAAGTTTCACCCGCACGGCGACACCGCAATTTACGACACGATGGTCCGTGTGGCGCAGGATTTTGCCCAGCGTTACCCCCTCGTGGACGGGCAGGGAAATTTTGGTAGTATTGATGGCGATGGCGCGGCGGCAATGCGTTATACCGAAGCACGTTTGACCGAGGTGGCCTTGTTGCTGCTAGAGGGCATAGAAGAAAATGCCGTTGATTTCCGTCCGACTTATGACGGCTCGAATGAAGAACCAATCGTTCTCCCCGCCGCGTTCCCCAATCTCCTCGCCAACGGCTCCACGGGCATCGCGGTCGGAATGGCGACCAACATCCCCCCGCACAACGTCGCTGAACTCTGCGAGGCCATGGAACTGATGCTGGAAAGTGACCCCAGCGTCGCGGAACTAGTCAAAATCGTTAAGGGACCGGACTTCCCCACGGGGGGAATATTAGTCGAGGGCCGCGCCGAAATTATCAAGGCTTATGAAACGGGCCGGGGTGCCTTCCGCATCCGCGCCAAATGGTGCAAGGAGGAATTAAAGGGCGGCTCTTACCAGATCGTCGTCACCGAAATCCCCTTCCTCGTAGAAAAATCTAAGCTGGTCGAGCGTATTGCGGACCTCATCCACACAAAGAAAATTCCAATGCTCGACGACGTCCGCGACGAAAGCGCGGAGGATGTCCGCCTCGTCCTCGTACCCAAAAACCGCAGCGTCGAACCCGAATTGCTGATGGAGGCGCTCTTCCGCGCCTGCGATCTGGAAACGCGCTTTAACCTGAATCTCAACGTGCTTGAAAACGGCAAGGTTCCCAAGGTCATGAACCTGAAGGAAGCCCTGCAAAACTGGCTGGACCACCAGCAGGACGTCCTCGTCCGCCGCTCCCAGTTCCAGCTCGACAAACTGTTGGAGCGCATAGAAGTCCTCAAGGGCTTTATGCTGATCTATCTGAACATCGATAAGGTCATCAAGATCATCCGCTTCGACGACCACCCGAAGGACAAGCTGATCAAAACCTTCACCCTGACGGAGTTGCAGGCCGAGGAAATCCTCAATATGCGTTTGCGCCGCCTGAATAAGCTCTCGGAAATAGAAATCAAGCAGGAGCTTGAAGAAAAAGAAAAGGAACGCGACCGCCTCCAGAAACTCATCGGCTCCGAAGCGCGGCAATGGACCCACATTAAAAAACAGATCGGCGACCTGAAAAAAAGGTTCGGTCAGGACACCGCGCTCGGCAAGCGCCGCACCAAAATCGGCAAGCCCCCCGCGCCCATAACCGTGGACCTCAACGAGGCCATGATTGAAAAGGAACCCGTGACGGTCATCTGCTCAGATAAGGGCTGGATCCGGGGCATGAAGGGCCATGGCCACGACTTGAAAGACCTCAAATATAAGGATGGCGACCGGAGCCGCTTTACGATCGAGGCGCAGACCACCGATAAGATTCTGGTCTTCGCCACCAACGGCCGCTTTTATACGCTCGGCTGCGATAAACTCCCCTCCGCACGCGGCTTCGGCGAACCCGTTCGCCTGATGGTCGATATCCCCAACGATGCCGAGATCACGGGCATCCTCGTCTTCCGCCCCGGCCAGAAAATCCTCGTCGCCTCGACGGAGGGGCGCGGCTTCCTCGTCCCCTCGGACGATGTTCTGGCCCAGACCAAGAGCGGCAAGCAGATCCTGAACGTCTCCGGCACCAGCGAAGCTTCGGTCTGCCGATACATGGAGGAAGGCGACGACCACATCGCCGTCATCGGCAAAAACCGCAAGATGCTGGTCTTCGAAATCGGCGAACTTCCGGTCATGAGCCGCGGCAAGGGCGTCCGCCTCCAGAAATTCAAGGATGGCGGCCTTTCAGACGCCAAAACCTTCAACTGGGTAAAGGGTCTGACCTTCAAATACGGCGCGGGCGAAACCCTCGTCGGCGACCTCAACCCCTGGGTCGGCCCCCGCGCCTCCGCCGGCCGCGTCCCCCCGAACGGCTTCCCGAAGACGAACAGGTTTGATTAG
- a CDS encoding DUF108 domain-containing protein: MLQTDQKAPLKVGVAGVGAIGRAVCLALSEAPGIDGLILHMISDQKTRPEFDIPQVNFAALAHDCDFIVECLPAPAVPALAAEVFKNGRDMVVISSAALLLFPEILETQKNSGSRIIVPSGALAGLDGVKAMREMGIESSKIASSKPPKGFEGAPYVVDKKIDLSSIKTKTLIFSGNALEASRAFPANVNVAATLSLAGIGPEKTQVEVWADPAAVSNTHEITVKTRYSTLASRIENMPDPANPKSSVLAARSIIAALRDLQQSVVIG; the protein is encoded by the coding sequence ATGCTCCAAACCGATCAAAAAGCCCCTCTGAAAGTCGGGGTCGCCGGGGTTGGGGCAATCGGGCGGGCGGTTTGTTTAGCCTTGAGCGAGGCTCCGGGTATTGACGGGCTTATCCTGCATATGATCTCTGATCAGAAAACCCGACCGGAGTTTGATATTCCGCAGGTGAATTTTGCTGCTCTGGCTCACGATTGCGATTTCATCGTTGAGTGTCTTCCCGCTCCGGCAGTTCCTGCGCTCGCTGCGGAGGTTTTCAAGAACGGGCGGGACATGGTCGTCATCAGCAGTGCGGCGCTTCTGCTCTTTCCTGAGATTTTGGAAACTCAGAAAAACTCGGGTAGCCGGATCATCGTCCCCTCCGGGGCGCTGGCGGGGCTGGACGGGGTCAAGGCGATGCGGGAAATGGGGATCGAAAGCTCGAAAATTGCCTCCAGCAAGCCGCCGAAGGGATTTGAGGGTGCGCCTTACGTTGTCGATAAAAAAATCGATCTGAGTTCCATAAAAACCAAGACCCTTATTTTTTCTGGAAATGCTCTGGAAGCCTCAAGAGCTTTTCCGGCCAACGTGAATGTCGCGGCAACCTTAAGTCTTGCCGGGATCGGGCCCGAGAAAACGCAGGTCGAAGTCTGGGCCGATCCGGCGGCGGTCAGCAATACGCACGAGATCACCGTGAAGACACGCTACAGCACGCTGGCCTCGCGGATCGAGAATATGCCCGATCCGGCGAATCCCAAAAGTTCGGTTCTGGCCGCGCGCAGCATCATCGCCGCCTTGCGCGACCTCCAGCAATCTGTTGTTATCGGGTGA